A region of the Bacillus sp. BGMRC 2118 genome:
TTGTTTTCAGAAAAAAGTTTTTGACTAACGGTGGCGATGTTCTTTGAAGGATTATCGCTTAATTTTGTTGAAGTTATTAAACAAACGGGGAAGTTTAGCACAAGAAGGGATCTGTAGTTGGTATCAAAAATATCTTTAATCTGAACGAATATCCGAAATTAAATGGTATAATATGTAAAATGTTTGATTGGGGTGGGACGATGAAGATAGATGCTAAAAGAAAACGGGTCCAAGAAAATTATAGAGAGTTCAGGAAGGAATTCAATAATCGACAAAGTAGCAATTCAGGTATATATGTACTAGTCATCTTAATTCTGGTTGTATTGTTTCTTTTTGTGTTCTTTAGAGACATTTTATTTAAACCATCACCTATTAAAATTGATCCTGATTCAAACATAATCGAAATTAAAAAAGTGGAATAACTTAAAAACAATAACAAATTAATATATTTCATCGAATTTGAACCCGAATTTTGCACAAATGTTGTTATTGTAATTTTCTCTTAAGATTTAGATTTAAATATAGATTCTAAAGCTTATTGTGCTAAAGGTAAGGTTAGTAGAAAACATAAATATAAACTGGAGAAATAAATATGAAGAAATTAGCATGTCCTTGCTGTGGTTATCGAACTATGGAAGGTGATGGCAATTACGAAATATGTCCGATTTGCTTTTGGGAGGACGATCCTTTTCAGAAGGAGAATGTATACTCATTAGGAGCAAATCATATTCCGTTAATTGAAGCACAGTTAAATTATATTAAATATGGTGTTAGTGAAAAAGAATTTATTAAGAATGTAAGAAAGCCTACTAATGAAGATAAAAGGGATCCTAATTGGAAACCAGTAGATGATAATATGTACGAAGTGAAGTTAGCATGTAGAAAGTTTATAGAAGGTAGGTATGGGGTTGAGGAATTGTCGGGCAGCTTCTCTTTAATTGGGGTACCTATCGAAATAGCGGAACTAATAAAACAAGCTGAATATGATTTAGAAATGATAAGGTTTTGTACAACTGATTATAAACAGAGAGACGAAGCACTTATTGTAGTTAATAATCTATTGAAAAAGTTAAATATAGAAATAGTAGAAGAAGAAGAATAGGCCATTGCTTATTAGGAAGTTATTGAGCTAAAGGAGAAGGTTTGTTCAAGAAGATCGTCATCTAGGCGGTCTTTTTTGTTATTCTTTTCAGAATATAGGAGTTCTCTTTTGGAATATTATGTTAAAATTGTAAAGACTGAATTTTTTAAATGAGGGGTTAATTTTGATAAAGCTTATAGATGGGGGAATTAGATTGTCCACTAAAATTCTTAAACAAAACAAAAAAAGCTGGGATAAAGTAGCACATCACTTTAATGGGAAGGATGCATTACCTAGCTATGGTCCTTATGCTCAAACCGAGGAAGAGTTATTACTTTTTGATGAAATATTAAATAAAAAAGTTCTTGAAATTGGTTGTGGAAGCGGTCATTCATTAAAATATATGGCAGATAAAGGTGCCAGAGAACTTTGGGGAATTGACTTATCAGAGGCCCAAATTCAAGTAGCAAGGGATACTGTTAATGATGTAAAAGCTAATTTATTTTGTGCACCAATGGAAGATGACATCGGAATACCAAAGCAATATTTTGACGTGGTTTACTCTATATATGCTATTGGATGGACTACAAATCTTCCTGCAACTTTTGGGCTCATTTATTCATATCTAAAGCCTGGTGGGTACTTTATATTTAGCTGGGATCACCCTCTCTATGCTCATTTGAAAAGTCAGAATGGTCAAATCTACCTTCATGGGTCTTATCAAAATGAAGGAGTTATTAAATATCCTAACTTTAAGGGAGAAGATGCACCCGTTGTAATTCCTAAAAGAAAGATGGCAACCTACATAAATGAGCTGATAAGAGCAGGGTTTACAATTGAGTCTGTCATCGAAAGTGATGTTTCAACCGGAATAGATATACAAGGTGAAGAGGTTTCTGACCGTTATTATTCTCTATACAAGGCTAGGAAATTTCCTACTACTATGATTATCAAAGCTATTAAAGAATGAGTTTTTCATCTTGATCTAACGGAAAGTATAGTGAAGAAGAAACACTTTACCTTGCTGTTTCTTCAAAATTTATAGCAACTAATTTTTCCGTTTTATTATCAATAGTTATGTCAACATATACACCAAATTCTTTACTTTCTTCCTTCAACCAAAGTTTAAATTTTTCAGTATAAGTTACTGTTCCTTTTTCTCTTCCGATATGTAAATAATCAATTACCTTAGCATTGGGATACTTTTCTTTAGTTCTTTCGACTGCTAATTTTCCCCACTTAGCATAAGATGGAACTTCTTGTTGTGCCTCTACTATAAATGGATGAGTCAATATAGACCCTTCAAGAATAAATAAACTAAGAACCAAGGATGTTGAAATAATTGTTTTCATTCTTTTACTCTCCTTTTTCCCTTATTCTTCTATAGGATTAATATAGTTATACTTTAAAATAAGGACTTGTTTATATTGAGATATGCTTCTTTTTATTAAAGCTAGTTTAGGAAGAGAACGTTATCGGGCATTAATCCAAGAAGGATTAATGCTCCTTTTGTTGAACTAGTTTTTATTATAAGTGATTTTAAAATAAGGTGGTTTAAGATATGAGACTAAGACAGATGGCTGTAGCTTTCTTAATAAACGAGGAACATGAGATTTTGTTTCTACAAAAGAAACAAAGTGACACCTTCCTTGCTGGCTTTTTAGTTCCGATTGGGGGACATATAGAAAATAATGAAATAAACGAACCTAAAACAGCCTGTTTACGAGAAATAGAAGAGGAAACTGGAATAAAAAGTGATGCCATTAAAAATCTAGCTCTTCGATATATTGTTCTTAGAATAAAGGAAATGCAGGAAATTCGTATTCAATATGTATTCTTTGGAGATGTATTGAAAGGAACAAACTTAAATGAAAGTAATGAAGGGGAACTATCTTGGATAGAAAATAAAAATATATTAAATCATAATGTTTCAGCAACTACGAAAGAAATAATAGTCCATTACGACAAACTTGGAAAGTGCAATGAACAGGTATATGTAGGATCTATGAAGTCTTTAAATGGAGAACCTGAAATAACATGGGGGCTTCTAGAGGATTGGGAGCAGCCAATAGTTTATTAACGGGAGAAGGTTAGCACAAGAAGCATTAAACACTTACGTAACCAGTGGAGAAAAGTTTTTAGCGATAGGAGAAAAGTAATGGAGAAACAACCGTTATTGAAAAGACGTGTAAAACACAGTTCTGGGGAAAAAGCTAGTCAATTAAAAAGTCTACTAGTTTGGTTAAGTATTTGGACAACGGTAATTTTAATCAATAACTATCTCTCTGATACAGCCATAATGATTTTAGGGATAATCTATTGGTTTAACGGCAAAAACGAAGAATCCTATACACATTCTCCTAATGGTTCCTCTATTCTTCATAGTAAATATCGAAGAGATTGGAAAGATTGAATTTTTAAGTTTTATACCAGCTTTCGCTAGAGGTATTATTTTATTAATTATTATGTTAATTATGTTGTATGTAATATTTGTTTTAATACTTATGTATGAATTTAACTATCCTTCTAGCTATAAGAAGATTAGGGAAGATGACCGTTTTAAGGATGTTGCCATCTCAGTTCTGGATTTATATAGGGAGTCATTAAATACTGATAAACCTTTATCTTTGCCACAAAGTCAATTTCTCTTGAAGTTTTATAAAAAGGAATGGGGAACTAAAGAGGACAAATTTAAAGAGAGAATTTATTCACTTGCATTATTATATGAAGAACTTATCGAAGGAAATCCTGAACTAATTATACCTAGGGAACAACAAATGAAGTTTAACAATGAGGTAGAGTTATTAAAAAAAGAGTTAACAGGATTGCTTTGATAATATTCAAACACTAATGGAAATTGAAACAGTATGTATGTACCTCTTCCTAAAAGCAGATTGTGAATGGGTGTACTTAAACTATAGGTGGCGATGGTCTTTGAAGGATTATCGCTTATATCTGTTGAAGTTATTAAACAAACGGGGAAGGATTGTTCAAAAAGAGAATTTTGAGGTGGGATTTATGATTGGCTTAGATAAGGTGATTTTACTGACTTTCATTTACGAAGAAAATACAATTCTTCACGTAGCAAATCATCTAAAAAGTAAGGGCATTAACAAATCAAAAAATGAAATAAAATCAAGACTTTCTTTATTGCTAAATAAGGGTTTTATAAAACTGTATGATGACCCATCGAATGGAACAATCGATTTTCTAGATACAAATGATGTATTTGAGGAAGATTATTGGTTTGTCTTGACTGATAAAGGAAAAAGTACGTTAAATGTTTAATAAGCTTATCAGGGGCGTTTCTGTAAGAACAGCATGAACACTTTTTGACTAACGGGAAAGGATAGTTCAAGTAGCTACTGAGTTTTGAAATTAACATACAAGGGGTATTTGGATGGAAGATAAGAAAAAGAACGCTTATAAAGTCCTAATAAATCAAGCATTCCTAGATATAAAAAATAGTAGGAATCATGAAGAGGCTTTCCGAATTGCACACGCATTCCACAATCTTGCAGATCTAATGACAAGAGATTTTGAAGAAATGAATGAGGTTAATTTTTGGGAGATTATAACCGGCCTCGAAAAAGATTTCCGTTTAAATCATTACAGAGAACTGTTTGAAAGCATCTTAGATAATGATATATAGGTCTTTATGGCACTTACTAGTTGTCATATTTTGTTCAACCTCTTATTGTGCTAAAGGAGAATAATAATAGATTAATCAGATATTTTATTTTCCAAGCATTAATCCAGGAAGGATTAGTGCTTTTTATATGGAACTATATTACTAAACTAGCTGGATGTGTCTAAGATGGGTAGTTTATTAAAAACAGTTCAAAGGCTATATAGCAACTTATAAACTTATATACATAGAACAGGTGGAAATAGTAATGAAGCTACCAAATTATAAATACAATCCATATCCAATTAAATTGGGAGTAATAGTTGAAGAAGAAACATTTTGTCCAGTATGTGAAAAAAAACAGGAATATGTATACCAAGGGCCATTTTATTCAGAAGAGGAAGTTGAAGGTATTTGTCCTTGGTGTATAGCTGATGGTACAGCTGCTAAGAAGTATGATGGAGAATTTCAAGACCCAGCGTCTTGTGACGAAGTTGATGACGAAAAATTTGTAGATGAATTAATTCTTAGAAACCCAGGTTATACTGGATGGCAGCAAGAATATTGGCTTAGTCATTGTGGTGATTTTTGTTCGATTATTGGTTATGTTGGTTGGGAAGAAATAAAGCATTTAGAAAATGAATTAAAGGAAGATATAAACAATATATGTAATGAGTTTCAAATGTCAGGACAAGAATTCAAAGATAATTTAGTGAATCAAGGAGATTTTCAAGGTTATTTGTTTCAATGTAACTGTTGTAAGAAACATCGCCTCCATGTTGATATGTCATAAAAACGGTTCAAGTAGGAGTGGTGCTGCTCCTATTGAAGTAAAGGAGAAGAATAGTTAAATAGAAGTTTTTTATGGTGGTGAAAATTTATGGGACTTGATGTTGTTTTGTTTGATAAAAAAGGTAAACAAGTAGATATCTTTGAAGTATCTGAAAGTCTACATAAAGCAATTTTTAATTCTAATAATTTATGGAAGAGTTATATAGAACTTAGAAGATTAAGCGATTATTATTTAACAGATGAAACATTACTAGGGAAAAGACTTATAGACCTAATATCCGAACTCCAAAGCTATAAACCAAATATACTTACAGAGAACCTTAATGAATATGAGGGGTTTATAAATAAATTAACTAGTCCTGATGTTGTTAAGGGCCATATTGCTGGTGATTAAATTTCGATTTTAACAAACGCGGAAGGATAGTTCAATAGCCTGTTTAATGTAAAAGTTGTAACTGGAGGGGAACTATGATCTCAAATATATCGAAAACTTTAAATGAAACTGCTTTTAAAGATGATGTATTTTTAAGTTTAGTTCAGATTGATTTAGATGGAGATATGCTTAAGCTTTTCTTTGATGTTACTTATGAAGAAGATACTGAAGTGTTACAAAAGTGGGAAGTTCAATGTGTGGATTATAGGGAACATAAACTGGAATTATATTATTTTGATAACTTTGAGTCTTATGATGAACATCCGCGTTTATGGAAGTATAACTATAATCGAAATGAGTTGTTTTTTAAAGGTAAACCAAACTCAATTAATGAACTAATAGGAGACCTATATTTAACACATTTTCAATTTACAAAAGGAGGATTACCACTAGAATACTTCTTGAATATAAATAAGAATGGTTGTGGAGATTTGGAATGGTTATTAAATTGTGAGGAAGGGTTATTTTCAATAGCACCAGACCACCTGAACCAAACCTACAAAGAAATTCTAAATAAATATGGAATAAGAACTTCAATAATACCTGCAGGAAATCAAAATATAAAAAATAGAGAGAATTACAAAATAATCGTGT
Encoded here:
- a CDS encoding class I SAM-dependent methyltransferase, translating into MSTKILKQNKKSWDKVAHHFNGKDALPSYGPYAQTEEELLLFDEILNKKVLEIGCGSGHSLKYMADKGARELWGIDLSEAQIQVARDTVNDVKANLFCAPMEDDIGIPKQYFDVVYSIYAIGWTTNLPATFGLIYSYLKPGGYFIFSWDHPLYAHLKSQNGQIYLHGSYQNEGVIKYPNFKGEDAPVVIPKRKMATYINELIRAGFTIESVIESDVSTGIDIQGEEVSDRYYSLYKARKFPTTMIIKAIKE
- a CDS encoding DUF3889 domain-containing protein, yielding MKTIISTSLVLSLFILEGSILTHPFIVEAQQEVPSYAKWGKLAVERTKEKYPNAKVIDYLHIGREKGTVTYTEKFKLWLKEESKEFGVYVDITIDNKTEKLVAINFEETAR
- a CDS encoding CbrC family protein, translating into MKLPNYKYNPYPIKLGVIVEEETFCPVCEKKQEYVYQGPFYSEEEVEGICPWCIADGTAAKKYDGEFQDPASCDEVDDEKFVDELILRNPGYTGWQQEYWLSHCGDFCSIIGYVGWEEIKHLENELKEDINNICNEFQMSGQEFKDNLVNQGDFQGYLFQCNCCKKHRLHVDMS
- a CDS encoding NUDIX domain-containing protein; amino-acid sequence: MRLRQMAVAFLINEEHEILFLQKKQSDTFLAGFLVPIGGHIENNEINEPKTACLREIEEETGIKSDAIKNLALRYIVLRIKEMQEIRIQYVFFGDVLKGTNLNESNEGELSWIENKNILNHNVSATTKEIIVHYDKLGKCNEQVYVGSMKSLNGEPEITWGLLEDWEQPIVY